The sequence below is a genomic window from Deltaproteobacteria bacterium.
GCATCGGTTGCGCCGGCTGACTTCAGTACGTCATCATCTATGCAGAACTGCCCCGTGAATTCTTTGCTGTCTCGCGTAAGAATTACATGTGCGGCATCGGCCATGATTTCTGGTTTACGAGAGTTCTTTGCTGCCGCTTCTC
It includes:
- a CDS encoding short chain dehydrogenase yields the protein EAAAKNSRKPEIMADAAHVILTRDSKEFTGQFCIDDDVLKSAGATDADLEKYSMTPGADLLPDFFV